The Thermosipho japonicus region CTATCCAACTAAAAAATAACAATTTTTCAAAAGATTATCTAAAAATACTTGAAAAATACAATATACAAAGCAAACAAATTACAATAGAAATTACAGAAAATCTCTTCATTGACTACAACGATATTGTTCGTGAGAATCTTAATCTACTAAAAAGCGAAGGATTTAAATTATGCCTTGATGACTTTGGAACTGGTTACTCTTCATTAAATTATTTAAGAAATATTCCATTTGATATAATTAAAATAGACAGAGAATTCATAAGTAATATAGACGATGAAAAAAATCTAAATCTCTTAAAAGCAATATATAGCATTGCAGAGTCTTTTAATATGGGGGCAATACCTGAAGGTGTAGAAAATGAAAAACAGCTTGAAATTTTGACTATGATAGGTTTTAGGTTATTCCAAGGGTATTATTTTGGAAAGCCAATGCCTGAATCAGAGTTTTTAAGTATTTTAAGTTAATATGATTAATTTTGGAGGGAACATTTTGAAACAATACATAGAATCAATTAAGAATTGTAGCCTTTTTAAAGATTTAAATGAAAATGAAATTTTAGAAATTATAAAAAACTCCAAAATTTTAACATTTGAAAAAGATGAAGTAATAAAACAAAGGAATGATCCAATAGATGAAATACTAATTCTCATAGAAGGTGAAACATTGGGGTTATTTGTGAATGAAGACGGACGAGTTATACAAATAGATCATATGATAGCTCCAAAAACGCTTGCAATCGCAACGATATTTTCATCAAATCCAAAATATCCAGTTGATGTAGTAGCAATCAAAAAATGTAAAATTTTAACACTCTCCAAAGATATTCTCATTCATGAAATGATGAAAAACGAAAAAATATTAAAAAATTATCTACAAAATGTCTCTGACACATTTATATTTATTACCGATAGATTTTATGAGATAACACTCAAAAACCTTATTCAAAAGGTATGTTCATATCTTTATGACTCCTTTAAAAAACAAAAATCTAAAACTATAAAACTTGAAATCTCTAAAACCGAACTTGCAAGAGAATTTGGAGTAACTCGCCCTGCACTATCAAGAGTCTTTATTGAACTTGAAAAGAAAGGAATTATAGAAATGAAAGGAAAAAATGTAAAAATTAAAGATTTAAGATATATAGAAGACTATGCAACCTACTTTTAAAGAATTCCCCATCCTAAATAGGATGGGGAATTCTTTATTCTCTACAGATTGGCATCGACATACATCTAGGCCCTCCACGACCTCTTGATAACTCGCTTGAAGGAATTTCTATAACATTAATTCCTTTTTCTCTTAACAACTGATTTGTCACATAATTTCTTTCATATGCTATAACCGTTCCAGGACTTATTGCTAAAACATTTGAACCATCGTTCCATTGTTCTCTTTTTGCAGCTATTTCATCATCTCCTCCACATTTAATAAGCTCAATATCATTTCTCTCAAGATATTTTTTTAGCACATCTTCTAACTGCAAATCTTCTTCTGTAACCTCAATTTCATCCTTATTTTTCTTTAACACATATACATGCAAGCTGGTTTCAAGTTTTGAATGAACTAAAAATTTATTTTCACTAACCATTGTAAAGATAGTGTCAAGATGCATATATGCACGCTTTTTCGGCATATTTATTGCAAGTATAGTATCAAAGCTTTCGTCTGACTCATAAAATATTTTATTTGCAACTCTTTCTATAGCTTCCGGATCTGTCCTCTGTGAAATCCCAATAGCAAGTACTTTATCAGACAATACCAAAACGTCCCCACCTTCTATGGAAAACGGTTCATTCATATCATAATAAATGGGAATATTACTAAATTCATCACTATACTTTAAGACATACTTCATAAATAATGATTCTCTTCTTCTTGCCTTTGTCTTCATTCTATTAATAAGCGCTCCTCTTCCCACAAAAGCAACAGGATCTCTTTGAAAATAAAGATTTGGAAGTGGAAGAAGATAAAATTGTTTATTTAAATGAACAACTGTTGAAAAACTGTTTTTGGTTAATTTAAATTCATCTATCCTTACTCCTCCTATAATTTTTCTTACCATTTCCTTTGTTTCAAAAGCTAACAAATATTCCTTTAAAGCCTCCAATATATACTCATTTTTTACCTCACTAAGATTTAAATATTCATCCACAAACTGTTCTTTTAATCCTTTTTTTTCTAAAGTATTTGTAAGTAGATCTGTAACATATTTAACCTCAACACCATTATCTTTCAAAGCCTTGGCAAAATAATCATGCTCTTGTTGAGCCTTTTTTAAATATGGGATATCTTCAAACAATAACTCTTCTAATAAATCAGGTTCGATGTTTTCTAATTCCAATCCAGGTCTATGAAGCAACACAATTTTTAATTTTTTTACTTCAGAATAAACATTTACCTTCATTCTTTCATCCTCCTTTTCGATATCAATTATATTAGATCTAAAACGAAAAGTAAAACTTTAAATATAACAATTAACTTTAAGAATGATATATTTTTCACAGATAATTTTTCATTTTAAAGATATGCATCAGTATGCGATGTATTCTGATGCATACTCGTGCATACTCAATCTTAAACAAATATAAATTTAAAACAAATAAATATTCTTGAAAAACTGTTGTTTTTCAAGATTTGTTTGTTTTGATAAATGCAAAAAACAAGTGTATAATTAAAATACCTGATTATGTTTTAAATATAAAAAAGCGGGAGGAGATAACATGCCAGTTAATCTTAAAGGAAGAAGTCTTTTAACACTAAAAGATTTCACAGCTGAAGAAATAAAATATCTTCTTAATCTTGCATTTGATTTAAAAGCTAAAAAAAGAGCAGGGCTAAGACAAGAACTACTTAAAGGAAAAAACATTGTTCTAATTTTTGATAAAACTTCAACAAGGACCAGAACTGCTTTTGAAGTTGCTGCATACGATGAAGGTGCACATGTAACATTCCTTACCAATAGTCAAATGGGTAAAAAAGAATCA contains the following coding sequences:
- a CDS encoding Crp/Fnr family transcriptional regulator; protein product: MKQYIESIKNCSLFKDLNENEILEIIKNSKILTFEKDEVIKQRNDPIDEILILIEGETLGLFVNEDGRVIQIDHMIAPKTLAIATIFSSNPKYPVDVVAIKKCKILTLSKDILIHEMMKNEKILKNYLQNVSDTFIFITDRFYEITLKNLIQKVCSYLYDSFKKQKSKTIKLEISKTELAREFGVTRPALSRVFIELEKKGIIEMKGKNVKIKDLRYIEDYATYF
- the arcA gene encoding arginine deiminase, yielding MKVNVYSEVKKLKIVLLHRPGLELENIEPDLLEELLFEDIPYLKKAQQEHDYFAKALKDNGVEVKYVTDLLTNTLEKKGLKEQFVDEYLNLSEVKNEYILEALKEYLLAFETKEMVRKIIGGVRIDEFKLTKNSFSTVVHLNKQFYLLPLPNLYFQRDPVAFVGRGALINRMKTKARRRESLFMKYVLKYSDEFSNIPIYYDMNEPFSIEGGDVLVLSDKVLAIGISQRTDPEAIERVANKIFYESDESFDTILAINMPKKRAYMHLDTIFTMVSENKFLVHSKLETSLHVYVLKKNKDEIEVTEEDLQLEDVLKKYLERNDIELIKCGGDDEIAAKREQWNDGSNVLAISPGTVIAYERNYVTNQLLREKGINVIEIPSSELSRGRGGPRCMSMPICRE